From the Patagioenas fasciata isolate bPatFas1 chromosome Z, bPatFas1.hap1, whole genome shotgun sequence genome, one window contains:
- the LOC136115072 gene encoding thioredoxin translates to MVKIVGSLTEFESELQSAGDKLIVVDFSATWCGPCKMIKPFFHSLCEKYDGVVFIEIDVDDAQDVATHCDVKCMPTFQFYKNGKKVQEFSGANKEKLEETIKSLI, encoded by the exons ACTGAATTTGAGTCAGAACTGCAATCTGCTGGTGATAAGCTTATAGTAGTCGATTTCTCTGCTACATGGTGTGGACCATGCAAGATGATTAAGCCCTTTTTCCAT AGTTTGTGTGAGAAGTATGATGGTGTGGTGTTCATCGAAATTGACGTGGATGATGCCCAG GATGTTGCCACTCACTGTGATGTGAAGTGCATGCCAACATTCCAGTTCTACAAGAACGGAAAGAAG GTGCAGGAGTTCTCTGGGGCCAATAAAGAGAAGCTGGAAGAGACCATTAAAAGTCTAATCTAA